In one window of Helianthus annuus cultivar XRQ/B chromosome 17, HanXRQr2.0-SUNRISE, whole genome shotgun sequence DNA:
- the LOC110942643 gene encoding uncharacterized protein LOC110942643, translated as MTDKGNDEAVPRVTEQMREVIAEEVGKAIENSLSGFIDKIQTTVLSVVDERIKKLEDNASSNKEKLVERKGCSYKEFMACKPPLYNGEVDPIVCQRWLSDIEGVFERTHCDANDFVAYGTGQLRGQAKDWWDNKKKEIGSEEAKAMTWDEFKVPFLKHHSPKAVINRIKEEFIQLRQKGESIDKITGTFLDKLRFCDELVTTEEQKFMTPSKYETLTEIINAAREREIELKKQIERGERRTQVVNPSPTKKARVSDSSKKQEGKSSTPSCKVCGKGHKGECRFKDKPCPICGKTGHTAVLCPGKVSVCYKCYQPGHKKSECPELSGKKEDKGAHTEAPKAKARSFQLTAVEAKTEPDVVSGRKTGYVLDDKSLQAHEARM; from the exons aTGACGGATAAAGGAAATGACgaagcggtgccaagagtcaccgaacaaatgagagaagtgattgctgAAGAGGTAGGAAAAGCAATCGAGAACAGTTTGTCGGGTTTCATCGATAAAATCCAAACCACGGTGTTATCAGTGGTGGATGAAAGGataaagaaattggaggataatgcAAGTTCAAACAAGGAGAAATTGGTAGAGCGTAAGGGTTGCTCGTACAAAGAATTTATGGCATGCAAACCACCACTCTACAACGGAGAAGTGGATCCGATAGTGTGTCAAAGGTGGTTAAGTGATATAGAGGGGGTATTTGAGAGAACCCACTGTGACGCAAATGACTTCGTGGCGTATGGCACGGGTCAACTGAGAGGAcaagcaaaagactggtgggataataagaaaaaggaaatCGGTAGTGAAGAAGCGAAAGCGATGACATGGGATGAGTTTAAGGTACCCTTCCTTAAACATCACAGTCCCAAGGCGGTTATTAATCGAATCAAAGAGGAATTTATCCAGCTTAGGCAGAAGGGCGAGTCCATTGATAAAATCACGGGAACTTTTCTTGACAAATTAAGGTTCTGTGATGAATTGGTGACGACCGAAGAGCAGAag ttcatgactccctcaaAATACGAAACCCTCACCGAAATCATCAACGCCGCTCGGGAAAGAGAGATAGAGTTGAAGAAACAAATAGAGAGGGGTGAAAGAAGGACGCAAGTGGTTAATCCAAGTCCCACGAAAAAGGCACGCGTGAGTGACTCGTcaaagaagcaagaaggaaaGAGTAGCACGCCAAGCTGTAAAGTGTGTGGGAAAGGGCACAAGGGTGAGTGCCGGTTTAAGGACAAGCCGTGTCCTATATGCGGGAAGACAGGGCACACGGCTGTATTGTGCCCGGGGAAAGTTTCGGTATGCTACAAATGCTATCAGCCGGGTCACAAGAAATCCGAGTGTCCGGAATTGTCCGGAAAGAAGGAAGACAAGGGTGCGCACACTGAAGCACCAAAAGCAAAAGCTAGATCTTTCCAGCTAACGGCAGTGGAGGCGAAAACggaacccgatgtggtctcag GAAGGAAAACCGGTTATGTGCTCGATGATAAAAGCTTACAAGCTCATGAAGCACGGATGTAG
- the LOC110942644 gene encoding uncharacterized protein LOC110942644 has translation MAPYEMLYGRKCRTPVCWGEVGPRGLAQTDIIRATNCKIDLIRTHLKAAQDRQKSYADKRTRPIEFQVGDKVMLKVSPWKGIIRFRKRGKLSPRFIGPFKIVERVGKVAYRLELPEELSGVHSTFHVSHLRKCLADETARVHYNDIEVDNSLNYAVRPIAILDRKVKSLRNKRINQVKVKWEHRKGADTTWESEEEMQRLYPALFGT, from the coding sequence aTGGCTCCATACGAgatgttatatggtagaaagtgccgaaccccggTTTGTTGGGGAGAAGTTGGTCCACGGGGGTTAGCTCAGactgatataatccgagctacaaattGTAAGATCGACTTGATCCGCACACACTTAAAAGCAGCTCAAGATCGACAAAAATCGTATGCGGATAAACGAACGAGGccaatagaatttcaagtgggtgataaggtaatgttgaaagtatcaccGTGGAAAGGGATAATTCGATTTAGAAAAAGAGGAAAGTTGAGCCCAAGATTTATCGGGCCATTCAAAATTGTGGAACGGGTTGGAAAGGTAGCATACCGCCTTGAGCTACCTGAGGAGTTGAGCGGGGTACACAGCACATTCCATGTGTCACATCTCCGTAAATGTTTAGCGGACGAAACTGCTCGTGTCCACTACAACGATATTGAAGTGGATAACAGCCTTAACTACGCGGTAAGGCCAATTGCAATCCTAGATCGTAAAGTGAAAAGTTTGAGAAATAAAAGGATCAACCAAGTGAAGGTTAAATGGGAACACCGGAAGGGTGCGGAtactacgtgggagtccgaagaagaAATGCAACGGCTCTACCCTGCGCTATtcggtacgtaa
- the LOC110942645 gene encoding uncharacterized protein LOC110942645 yields MAPYEMLYGRKCRTPVCWGEVGPRGLAQTDIIRATNCKIDLIRTHLKAAQDRQKSYADKRTRPIEFQVGDKVMLKVSPWKGIIRFRKRGKLSPRFIGPFEIVERVGKVAYRLELPEELSGVHSTFHVSHLHKCLADETARVHYNDIEVDNSLNYAVRPIAILDRKVKSLRNKRINQVKVKWEHRKGADTTWESEEEMQRLYPMLFGT; encoded by the coding sequence aTGGCTCCATACGAgatgttatatggtagaaagtgccgaaccccggTTTGTTGGGGAGAAGTTGGTCCACGGGGGTTAGCTCAGactgatataatccgagctacaaattGTAAGATCGACTTGATCCGCACACACTTAAAAGCAGCTCAAGATCGACAAAAATCGTATGCGGATAAACGAACGAGGccaatagaatttcaagtgggtgataaggtaatgttgaaagtatcaccGTGGAAAGGGATAATTCGATTTAGAAAAAGAGGAAAGTTGAGCCCAAGATTTATCGGGCCATTCGAAATTGTGGAACGGGTTGGAAAGGTAGCATACCGCCTTGAGCTACCTGAGGAGTTGAGCGGGGTACACAGCACATTCCATGTGTCACATCTCCATAAATGTTTAGCGGACGAAACTGCTCGTGTCCACTACAACGATATTGAAGTGGATAACAGCCTTAACTACGCGGTAAGGCCAATTGCAATCCTAGATCGTAAAGTGAAAAGTTTGAGAAACAAAAGGATCAACCAAGTGAAGGTTAAATGGGAACACCGGAAGGGTGCGGAtactacgtgggagtccgaagaagaaatgcaacggctctaccctaTGCTATtcggtacgtaa
- the LOC110942646 gene encoding uncharacterized protein LOC110942646 — translation MTDKGNDEAVPRVTEQMREVIAEEVGKAIENSLSGFIDKIQTTVLSVVDERIKKLEDNASSNKEKLVERKGCSYKEFMACKPPLYNGEVDPIVCQRWLSDIEGVFERTHCDANDFVAYGTGQLRGQAKDWWDNKKKEIGSEEAKAMTWDEFKVPFLKHHSPKAVINRIKEEFIQLRQKGESIDKITGTFLDKLRFCDELVTTEEQKFMTPSKYETLTEIINAAREREIELKKQIERGERRTQVVNPSPTKKARVSDSSKKQEGKSSTPSCKVCGKGHKGECRFKDKPCPICGKTGHTAVLCPGKVSVCYKCYQPGHKKSECPELSGKKEDKGAHTEAPKAKARSFQLTAVEAKTEPDVVSGRKTGYVLDDKSLQAHEARM, via the exons aTGACGGATAAAGGAAATGACgaagcggtgccaagagtcaccgaacaaatgagagaagtgattgctgAAGAGGTAGGAAAAGCAATCGAGAACAGTTTGTCGGGTTTCATCGATAAAATCCAAACCACGGTGTTATCAGTGGTGGATGAAAGGataaagaaattggaggataatgcAAGTTCAAACAAGGAGAAATTGGTAGAGCGTAAGGGTTGCTCGTACAAAGAATTTATGGCATGCAAACCACCACTCTACAACGGAGAAGTGGATCCGATAGTGTGTCAAAGGTGGTTAAGTGATATAGAGGGGGTATTTGAGAGAACCCACTGTGACGCAAATGACTTCGTGGCGTATGGCACGGGTCAACTGAGAGGAcaagcaaaagactggtgggataataagaaaaaggaaatCGGTAGTGAAGAAGCGAAAGCGATGACATGGGATGAGTTTAAGGTACCCTTCCTTAAACATCACAGTCCCAAGGCGGTTATTAATCGAATCAAAGAGGAATTTATCCAGCTTAGGCAGAAGGGCGAGTCCATTGATAAAATCACGGGAACTTTTCTTGACAAATTAAGGTTCTGTGATGAATTGGTGACGACCGAAGAGCAGaag ttcatgactccctcaaAATACGAAACCCTCACCGAAATCATCAACGCCGCTCGGGAAAGAGAGATAGAGTTGAAGAAACAAATAGAGAGGGGTGAAAGAAGGACGCAAGTGGTTAATCCAAGTCCCACGAAAAAGGCACGCGTGAGTGACTCGTcaaagaagcaagaaggaaaGAGTAGCACGCCAAGCTGTAAAGTGTGTGGGAAAGGGCACAAGGGTGAGTGCCGGTTTAAGGACAAGCCGTGTCCTATATGCGGGAAGACAGGGCACACGGCTGTATTGTGCCCGGGGAAAGTTTCGGTATGCTACAAATGCTATCAGCCGGGTCACAAGAAATCCGAGTGTCCGGAATTGTCCGGAAAGAAGGAAGACAAGGGTGCGCACACTGAAGCACCAAAAGCAAAAGCTAGATCTTTCCAGCTAACGGCAGTGGAGGCGAAAACggaacccgatgtggtctcag GAAGGAAAACCGGTTATGTGCTCGATGATAAAAGCTTACAAGCTCATGAAGCACGGATGTAG